The genomic interval TAATAACCGGTATGGAAGTAACTTCTTCCATAGGAACTGGACTTAGCAAATTCTGGGAGGCTGCAAGTCAAGGACAGTGCGGAATAAAACGCATTCAATACTATGATCCCTCTCTTTATCCAACCCAAATAGCAGGTGAAATAACTGACTTTTCATTAGAGCATCTTCCTGAATTGAATAAAAATAAGCGCTACGTACGTGTAGCCCAATTTGCCTTATATTGCACGCACAATGCATTATTACAGTCGGGACTTACTGAACACGAGTTACGCAAAGCCGGAACGTACATAGGCACAGGAATGGGAGGCTATCCTGAATCAGAAACAAGTTATAGGATGTTTTTCACCAATAACTGGAAAAAAATGCAACCTTTAACTGTAATTAGGGGAATGCCTAATTCCGTTGCAAACTTTATTGCTATTGCATTTGGTATAGGTGGGCCTAACTCCACAATTTCAAATGCATGCGTTTCATCAGCTGATGCTATAGGTGCAGCATACCAGCAAATTTCTCAAGGTATCATTTCTACGGCTATCTGTGGAGGAACAGAGGCGCCTATTTGGGAATCCATGATGTCTGCATGGTGCAAGCTTAAAGTAATGTCTATTAATAACGAGAATCCAGCCAAAGCCTGTCGTCCATTTGATCTTAATCGTGAAGGAATGGTCATGGCAGAAGGAGCTGGAATTTTAGTTCTTGAAGAATTAAGCCAAGCGCAAGCAAGAGGTGCTCCCATTTTTGCAGAAATCATCGGATTTGGTGCTAGTTGTGATGCGTTTCACATCACAGCCCCTTCTTCTGAAGGACAGCAACGCGCAATCCAAGCAGCCTTAGATGATGCAAGGGTATCACCTCAGGATATCCAATATATAAAAGCACATGGGACCGGAACTACCTTGAATGACGCGACGGAAACTCAAACGATTAAATCCGTATTTAAGGAAAGGGCCTATGAAATTCCAGTCACTGCGCAAAAAGCGATGATAGGCCATTCTATAGGCGCCTCTGGAGTGATGGAAATTATTTCCTCATGCTTAAGTCTACAACATAATTTATTATTACCAACAATCAATTTAGACACTCCAGATCCGGCTTGTGATCTGGATTATGTTCCTCATCAAGCGCGAAGAAAATCTGTTGATATAGCATTGTCCAACCATTTTGCCTTTGGAGGTGCTAATACTGCTTTAATTCTGCGTAGATACATACGCTAGGAATACTGATGACACATGCAAAATTGTCAGGGCGAAGCATTTTAAGCAACCTGATGAACGTTAATATTTTGGGATTGCTTGTCAGTTTTAAAACAACGTCACCCTTCACAAAAGTGCTGTCCTGTAGCTCAGACAATCA from Legionella sainthelensi carries:
- a CDS encoding beta-ketoacyl-[acyl-carrier-protein] synthase family protein, whose product is MKKRVVITGMEVTSSIGTGLSKFWEAASQGQCGIKRIQYYDPSLYPTQIAGEITDFSLEHLPELNKNKRYVRVAQFALYCTHNALLQSGLTEHELRKAGTYIGTGMGGYPESETSYRMFFTNNWKKMQPLTVIRGMPNSVANFIAIAFGIGGPNSTISNACVSSADAIGAAYQQISQGIISTAICGGTEAPIWESMMSAWCKLKVMSINNENPAKACRPFDLNREGMVMAEGAGILVLEELSQAQARGAPIFAEIIGFGASCDAFHITAPSSEGQQRAIQAALDDARVSPQDIQYIKAHGTGTTLNDATETQTIKSVFKERAYEIPVTAQKAMIGHSIGASGVMEIISSCLSLQHNLLLPTINLDTPDPACDLDYVPHQARRKSVDIALSNHFAFGGANTALILRRYIR